A genomic window from Betta splendens chromosome 17, fBetSpl5.4, whole genome shotgun sequence includes:
- the LOC121201780 gene encoding somatomedin-B and thrombospondin type-1 domain-containing protein: MESFVLCFLLLLQLVPLSDAGCAGPPALCCANKNNSCYRGCFCDEACVKLGDCCSDYVSTCTQHFQTVVLQLQAAVSFPNNQNAAVVSESISQFLSQTFIQQNCKNCTIEMIYTKLV, encoded by the exons ATGGAGAGCTTTGTACTGTGCTTccttcttctgctgcagctggtacCACTGTCTGACGCTG GTTGTGCAGGACCACCAGCACTGTGCTGtgctaataaaaacaacagctgttATAGGGGCTGTTTCTGTGATGAGGCGTGTGTGAAATTAGGCGACTGCTGTTCTGACTACGTCTCCACCTGCACACAGC ATTTCCAAACAGTGGTGCTGCAACTTCAAGCAGCTGTTTCATTCCCCAATAACCAGAacgctgctgtggtgtcagagagCATTTCTCAG TTTCTCTCCCAGACCTTCATCCAGCAGAACTGCAAGAACTGCACCATAGAAATGATTTACACCAAGCTGGTCTGA